AACCGTCCCGCCTTTCCACTGGATGATGCGATCGGTGCCGAAGTAGAGTTTGAGTTCCCCGCCGTGGTTTGTGGGAACGACGTCGCCATGAGTACGCAGGCCCGGCTTGTTCGGGTCAAACGCCGGCTCCGTGTTAATTAATTCATTCAGCCGAGTAATGTGCTCCTGCGGAGACACTCGCCAGATTCGAGCCGGAGAGGACGTCGGCTTCAGTTTGACCCCGTCAGGAAGCTGACCGAACAGCAAATTGTGATCGACGAAGTTGCCTTTGTTGGGATCGAGATGATCGTGAAACCCACCTTTGTCACGCATGACGCGAGAAAGTTCTGCGACAATCCAATCAGAAAACTGCAGTCGCTCGATCACGTGCGGCTGCTCCGCGTCCTTCGGCGGCATTTCTTTTAGGCTAACCTGAGCCCACACGCTGCGCCATGTGGCTGCGTTGATTTCATCGATCGGGCCTAAGTCATCAAGCGAAAGATCGCCCGCGGGATCTGTGTCGCTATGACAGTCAATGCAATGAGTCGCCAGAAATGACTTCGCGAATCCGTCAAAGTCTTTTTCAACCGGTTGGCCGGGCGTGTAAGTCTGACCAGTTGCGACGGAAAGAACGCTCAACACAAGCGAGACTGCCAGCGCGAATCTGCCGCGATTCATACCAGCACTTCCTTAAGCGGGCCGGTGCTGTCGTCAAACTTGCCGGCCATTTTTTCGTCCATGTTGAAACGATCACAATTCTGGCCGGCCGCACGCAACAGTGACGTGTACAGCGCGTTGATCGGTCGCTTGCCGTCCAGTTGCGTGAAGCAACCTGTTTTGAAGGCACCGCCCATGTCGCCCAACAGCATGACGGGCCAGTTGGCACCGTTGGTGTGCTGCTTGTCGGCATTGTTGCTGGTGTAGACAATCAACGTATTGTCCATCATGGTGCCGCTTCCTTCAGGCACGCTTTCCAGCTTTTCCATGATCCGGACCAACATGCGGCTGTTGTACTGGCGAATCTTGATCCAGATCGGATTGTCCGGCTGCTCCATGTGACCCAGGTTGTGCCCCTGTTCTTCGATTCCCAGCCCCTTCCACGCACCGAAGATCTCACCACGTCCCGAGCCGATGGTCAGCGTATTGGTGATTCCCGACGTGAGCGACGAGATACCCAGATCAAGCAGGCAATCATGCCAGTCTGTTTCGAACTCCGGCTTGGTGTATCGTTCGTCGACCGCCGGCGCGAACTTCTGCAGATGCTCGGAAACCGTGTCCAAACGCGCGCGGAGACCGTTCACGTCTTTAAAGCCCTGCACGTATTGGCCGTAACGCTGCCGGTCCGACATGGGCAGCGTTCGTCCCTTGGCAGCCGCCAGTTGCTCGATTTTATCCATGACGGTCGATCTAGCTTCATGCTGAAGACGAATGTCGCCCGACGAAATTCCGCCGAACAGCATTTGATAAAGATGATTCGGGTTCGAATGCATAAAGATCGGCTGCCCGGCACCGCTGGCTGAGAGTGTCGCCAGCGTCGGCTTCGTCTTCATGTTCTCAATCGAATCCATGCCGATGCAAAGATGAGGCAACAACGTTTCCGGAAGCACCTTGCTGAGTTCATAGTCAATCGTCGGCGCACTCGGCGGCACACCATCACTCCCGCGATAACCACCCAACGCGCCGAAGAACGCGCTGTGCGACGGACTGGTGTGAAGCCCATGTAAGCCGTTGATGATATGCAGGCGTTCTTTGTAAGGTTCGAGTGCACTAATCGGCTCAGGAAGTTTGGATTTCGCCAGCGAGCCACTGGTGTTCATTCCTTCGGGAATACAGGTCTTCGGGTCAAAGCCCTGGTTCTGCATGAAGAACACAATCCGCTTGGGAGTCGCGCTGCTTATCGGCGATGCCAGCAGACGTTGAGGGAACAGCGAAGAAGTGACGGCGGCACCGGTACCGGCGGCGATTCCCTGCAGCATTGTTCGACGGTTGAGCATGATGATCTTTCAGGATGACTTCTACATTTTCGGGCGTCAGTTTTGGAAACTGGCCCTCTCGAAACAAGACTTCGCCGCTCGACATTATGACATCTCGCCGTTTCTGGTCGAAGTGAATTTCAACGGATAGATGGCACCAAACTCAAGTATGAGGCGATTATTGCCGGAAGTAAGGCTAAGAACCTGCTCACCAACCGCATTCTTCGAAGGTGACCGAGGGGTGGGCCGAGCCGATGTAGAAACCCTTGCGTTCACAAGCGGTCGACGCAGGGAAATTGGAACCGGGGACTGCAGAGGCTAAAATTTCAAGGGGTGGCAAACACTTGCCGCACCACAGTCGCCAAGGCGCGCTGGTA
This DNA window, taken from Fuerstiella marisgermanici, encodes the following:
- a CDS encoding DUF1552 domain-containing protein, whose translation is MLNRRTMLQGIAAGTGAAVTSSLFPQRLLASPISSATPKRIVFFMQNQGFDPKTCIPEGMNTSGSLAKSKLPEPISALEPYKERLHIINGLHGLHTSPSHSAFFGALGGYRGSDGVPPSAPTIDYELSKVLPETLLPHLCIGMDSIENMKTKPTLATLSASGAGQPIFMHSNPNHLYQMLFGGISSGDIRLQHEARSTVMDKIEQLAAAKGRTLPMSDRQRYGQYVQGFKDVNGLRARLDTVSEHLQKFAPAVDERYTKPEFETDWHDCLLDLGISSLTSGITNTLTIGSGRGEIFGAWKGLGIEEQGHNLGHMEQPDNPIWIKIRQYNSRMLVRIMEKLESVPEGSGTMMDNTLIVYTSNNADKQHTNGANWPVMLLGDMGGAFKTGCFTQLDGKRPINALYTSLLRAAGQNCDRFNMDEKMAGKFDDSTGPLKEVLV